A single Triticum dicoccoides isolate Atlit2015 ecotype Zavitan chromosome 2A, WEW_v2.0, whole genome shotgun sequence DNA region contains:
- the LOC119359629 gene encoding BAG family molecular chaperone regulator 1-like, whose amino-acid sequence MKLRCPNPKRLFRRSSSKISRSSSSCSSSSDNGSDASGGIRGGGGSGEIEWEVRPGGMLVQRRDGRGDVEIITVRVATGYSWHEVSIGATCTFGELKVVVSMVTGLEPREQRLLFRGKEREDSDHLHMVGVRDKDKVLLLEDPALKDIKLRAALAAQGVQSPYQTFIKV is encoded by the exons ATGAAGCTGAGGTGCCCCAACCCCAAGAGGCTCTTCAGGAGGAGCTCCTCCAAGATCAGCAGGTCTAGTAgcagctgcagcagcagcagcgacaacgGCAGCGATGCCTCCGGTGGCATccgtggtggcggcggcagcggggagATCGAGTGGGAGGTGCGGCCGGGGGGCATGCTGGTGCAGAGGAGGGACGGAAGGGGGGACGTCGAGATCATCACCGTCAGGGTGGCCACCGGCTACTCCTGGCATGAGGTGTCCATTGGAGCTACCTGCACTTTTG GTGAGCTGAAGGTGGTAGTATCCATGGTGACAGGGCTGGAGCCGAGGGAGCAGAGGCTGCTGTTCAGGGGCAAGGAGAGGGAGGACAGCGACCACCTCCACATGGTTGGGGTGAGGGACAAGGACAAGGTGCTGCTCCTCGAGGACCCTGCCCTCAAGGACATCAAGCTCCGGGCCGCACTCGCGG